In Nocardioides conyzicola, one genomic interval encodes:
- a CDS encoding GNAT family N-acetyltransferase, which yields MPTASTEEQLLGLPVDQRFAALPEGDVDPGTYPGIYGVFPLTLAIPGPEAGLRQVPCAGLTWVGVHPDHRRRGVLTAMLRHHFEQVHAQPGTHVSALHASEPAIYGRHGYGLASLELEVSLSRGTTLAAPGLDEAAASVTTRMSTVTEPDVPARMRECDLAYAELGAVVGEQGYYERVCQQLPESLRGREPSRVLFARRDGADVGFVAFRRTDKWEHARPNGTLEVWGLCGAPATRLALLRRVLDFDLVSTVKVRSVGADDPLLLWAGGPRATGGIQTYDSLWVRLVDLPEALTERAWSATCDVVLDVADRAAPWNEGRWRVRADASGSATVERTTDDADLRLPVELLGAAYLGGTNLLGLAHAGLVAEQRPGAARELWRALRSDVTPTAAVGF from the coding sequence GTGCCGACCGCCTCCACGGAGGAGCAGCTGCTTGGGCTGCCCGTCGACCAGCGGTTCGCCGCCCTGCCCGAGGGCGATGTCGACCCCGGCACCTACCCGGGGATCTACGGCGTCTTCCCCCTCACCCTGGCGATCCCCGGCCCGGAGGCCGGCCTGCGCCAGGTCCCGTGCGCCGGGCTCACCTGGGTCGGCGTGCACCCCGACCACCGCCGCCGGGGCGTGCTCACGGCGATGCTGCGGCACCACTTCGAGCAGGTGCACGCCCAGCCCGGCACCCACGTCTCGGCCCTGCATGCCAGCGAGCCTGCGATCTACGGCCGGCACGGGTACGGCCTCGCCTCGTTGGAGCTCGAGGTCAGCCTGTCCCGCGGCACGACGCTGGCGGCGCCGGGCCTGGACGAGGCCGCCGCGAGCGTCACCACGCGGATGTCGACGGTCACCGAGCCCGACGTACCCGCCCGGATGCGGGAGTGCGACCTCGCGTACGCCGAGCTGGGCGCCGTCGTGGGAGAGCAGGGCTACTACGAGCGCGTCTGCCAGCAGCTGCCGGAGAGCCTCCGGGGCCGAGAGCCGTCACGGGTCCTGTTCGCGCGGCGCGACGGCGCGGACGTCGGGTTCGTGGCGTTCCGCCGCACCGACAAGTGGGAGCACGCACGACCCAACGGGACCCTCGAGGTGTGGGGGTTGTGCGGTGCGCCCGCGACCAGGCTCGCGCTGCTCCGGCGAGTGCTCGACTTCGACCTCGTCTCGACCGTCAAGGTCCGCTCGGTCGGCGCCGACGACCCGCTGCTGCTCTGGGCGGGCGGCCCTCGCGCCACCGGTGGCATCCAGACCTACGACAGCCTCTGGGTCCGGCTGGTCGACCTGCCGGAGGCCCTGACGGAGCGCGCGTGGAGCGCGACCTGCGACGTGGTGCTCGACGTCGCCGACCGGGCGGCACCGTGGAACGAGGGCCGCTGGCGCGTGCGCGCCGACGCCTCCGGGAGCGCGACCGTCGAACGGACCACCGACGACGCCGACCTCCGGCTGCCGGTCGAGCTGCTCGGCGCGGCGTACCTCGGCGGCACCAACCTCCTGGGCCTCGCGCACGCGGGCCTCGTCGCCGAGCAGCGCCCGGGCGCCGCCCGCGAGCTGTGGCGCGCGCTGCGCTCGGACGTCACCCCGACGGCGGCCGTGGGCTTCTAG
- a CDS encoding alpha/beta fold hydrolase, with product MHDLSLPTHDVGVLEWGPADGRLVVALHGFPDTAWTWRRVAPLLVELGFRVVAPFLRGYAPSGIPADGDYSVRALAADAVALHEMLGGGPDTVLLGHDWGAITTNAVAADPGSPYGAHVSLAVPPLTAMNPSRATLRPWLTAMARQPFHSWYIAANQVPGLSERNFERLTTRLWRSWSPAYDASEDLALLRSAVPDREHARAVVSYYRAMLGSGIKPALAEPVQPLLVLHGDGDRCMEPGLARIAGATIIPGAGHFLQLEQPEAVAREVSRFLA from the coding sequence GTGCACGACCTCAGCCTGCCGACGCACGACGTCGGCGTCCTCGAGTGGGGCCCGGCCGACGGGCGGTTGGTGGTCGCGCTGCACGGGTTCCCTGACACGGCGTGGACCTGGCGACGGGTGGCGCCCCTCCTGGTCGAGCTCGGGTTCCGGGTGGTCGCGCCCTTCCTGCGCGGCTACGCACCCTCGGGCATCCCGGCGGACGGCGACTACTCGGTCCGGGCCCTGGCCGCCGACGCGGTCGCCCTGCACGAGATGCTCGGCGGCGGCCCGGACACGGTGCTGCTCGGCCACGACTGGGGCGCCATCACGACGAACGCGGTGGCGGCCGACCCAGGCTCGCCGTACGGCGCCCACGTCTCGCTCGCGGTGCCGCCGCTGACGGCGATGAACCCGTCCCGGGCGACGCTGCGTCCCTGGCTGACGGCGATGGCACGCCAGCCGTTCCACTCCTGGTACATCGCGGCCAACCAGGTGCCGGGCCTGTCCGAGCGGAACTTCGAGCGGCTCACCACGCGGCTGTGGCGCTCGTGGTCCCCGGCGTACGACGCCAGCGAGGACCTCGCGCTCCTCCGCTCGGCCGTGCCGGACCGCGAGCACGCCCGTGCTGTCGTGTCCTACTACCGGGCCATGCTCGGGAGCGGGATCAAGCCGGCCCTTGCCGAGCCGGTGCAGCCGCTGTTGGTCCTGCACGGCGACGGTGACCGGTGCATGGAGCCCGGCCTGGCACGGATCGCCGGCGCGACGATCATCCCCGGCGCCGGGCACTTCCTCCAGCTCGAGCAGCCCGAGGCGGTGGCGCGAGAGGTCAGCCGCTTCCTCGCCTGA
- a CDS encoding nitroreductase family deazaflavin-dependent oxidoreductase, with protein MPKLLPQIVWTDRKLQRVTGGRVSVLDIAGLPNLVLTVVGRKSGLPRSTPLLCVPDGDTWLIAGSYFGGPDMPVWVGNLRAAGEAEIAYDGQQLPVTATELADDDRAAAWLVMLRTWPNFARYEERTDRLIPVFRLERR; from the coding sequence ATGCCGAAGCTGCTCCCCCAGATCGTCTGGACCGACCGCAAGCTGCAGCGCGTCACCGGCGGCCGGGTCAGCGTCCTCGACATCGCGGGGCTGCCCAACCTCGTCCTCACCGTCGTGGGCCGCAAGAGCGGGCTGCCGCGCAGCACGCCGCTGCTGTGCGTGCCGGACGGCGACACCTGGCTGATCGCGGGCTCCTACTTCGGCGGCCCCGACATGCCCGTGTGGGTGGGCAACCTGCGCGCCGCCGGTGAGGCCGAGATCGCGTACGACGGTCAGCAGCTGCCCGTCACCGCCACCGAGCTCGCCGACGACGACCGGGCCGCGGCCTGGCTGGTGATGCTGCGGACCTGGCCCAACTTCGCACGGTACGAGGAGCGCACCGACCGGCTCATCCCGGTCTTCAGGCTCGAGCGTCGTTAG
- a CDS encoding DNA-3-methyladenine glycosylase I encodes MGPLIGEDGVARCPWAGGAGVMRDYHDEEWGRRVHGEAAYLERLTLEAFQSGLSWSTILNKRPAFREVFHDFDAEAIAAFDDADFARLMDDARIVRNRLKIQATITNARATVALRDQEGLEAFMLSFAPEVPPAPTDTAEMATMSAESKALSKELKKRGFAFVGPTTMHALMEAIGIFDPHLVGCFRRGSG; translated from the coding sequence ATGGGACCGCTGATCGGTGAGGACGGAGTCGCGCGCTGCCCGTGGGCGGGCGGCGCGGGCGTGATGCGCGACTACCACGACGAGGAGTGGGGGCGGCGGGTCCACGGGGAGGCGGCGTACCTCGAGCGGCTCACGCTCGAGGCCTTCCAGTCCGGGCTGTCCTGGTCGACGATCCTCAACAAGCGGCCGGCCTTCCGCGAGGTCTTCCACGACTTCGACGCGGAGGCGATCGCGGCCTTCGACGACGCCGACTTCGCGCGGCTGATGGACGACGCCCGCATCGTCCGCAACCGGCTCAAGATCCAGGCCACCATCACCAACGCCCGGGCGACGGTGGCCCTGCGGGACCAGGAGGGGCTGGAGGCGTTCATGCTGTCGTTCGCCCCGGAGGTCCCGCCGGCGCCGACCGACACCGCCGAGATGGCGACCATGTCCGCGGAGTCGAAGGCGTTGTCCAAGGAGCTCAAGAAGCGCGGCTTCGCGTTCGTCGGACCGACCACGATGCACGCGCTGATGGAGGCGATCGGCATCTTCGACCCGCACCTGGTCGGGTGCTTCAGGCGAGGAAGCGGCTGA
- a CDS encoding homogentisate 1,2-dioxygenase, whose product MQQITNECVRLSDSGGSVPYYRTVGEVPQKRHTQHRDPEGRLYYEELMGEEGFSSDSSLLYHRGVPSAIVGSEVWELPDQSRTPNHPLRPRHLKLHDLATGTDPVNDRRLVLGNNDVRISYVVTGTEASPYYRNAIGDECVYVESGTGVVESVFGVVAYRAGDYVLLPRATTHRWVPAEASQLYAIEANSHIAPPKRYLSRYGQLLEHAPYCERDLHGPSDPFLVEGTDVDVLVKHRTSAGIVGTRLTYATHPFDVVGWDGCLYPYTFNIEDYMPITGKVHQPPPVHQVFEGHNFVVCNFLPRKVDYHPLSIPVPYYHSNVDSDEVMFYVGGDYEARKGSGIGLGSISLHPGGYAHGPQPSAIEASLGVDYFDESAVMVDTFAPLDLGEGGLAVEDPAYAWTWANDARA is encoded by the coding sequence ATGCAACAAATAACGAACGAATGCGTGCGATTATCGGACAGTGGAGGCAGCGTGCCGTACTACCGGACCGTGGGCGAGGTACCTCAGAAGAGGCACACCCAGCACCGTGACCCCGAGGGTCGGCTCTACTACGAGGAGCTGATGGGGGAGGAGGGCTTCTCCTCCGACTCGTCGCTGCTCTACCACCGCGGCGTCCCGTCGGCGATCGTCGGCTCCGAGGTCTGGGAGCTGCCCGACCAGAGCCGCACCCCCAACCACCCGCTCAGGCCGCGTCACCTCAAGCTGCACGACCTGGCGACCGGCACCGACCCCGTCAACGACCGGCGCCTGGTGCTCGGCAACAACGACGTGCGCATCTCGTACGTCGTCACCGGCACCGAGGCGTCGCCGTACTACCGCAACGCGATCGGCGACGAGTGCGTGTACGTCGAGTCCGGTACCGGCGTCGTCGAGAGCGTCTTCGGCGTGGTCGCCTACCGCGCCGGCGACTACGTGCTCCTGCCCCGCGCCACCACCCACCGCTGGGTGCCGGCCGAGGCCAGCCAGCTCTACGCGATCGAGGCCAACAGCCACATCGCGCCACCGAAGCGCTACCTCTCGCGCTACGGCCAGCTGCTCGAGCACGCGCCGTACTGCGAGCGCGACCTGCACGGCCCGAGCGATCCCTTCCTCGTGGAGGGCACGGACGTGGACGTCCTGGTCAAGCACCGCACCAGCGCCGGCATCGTCGGCACCCGGCTGACCTACGCGACGCACCCGTTCGACGTCGTCGGCTGGGACGGCTGCCTCTACCCGTACACGTTCAACATCGAGGACTACATGCCGATCACCGGCAAGGTCCACCAGCCGCCGCCGGTGCACCAGGTCTTCGAGGGCCACAACTTCGTGGTCTGCAACTTCCTGCCGCGCAAGGTCGACTACCACCCGCTGTCGATCCCGGTGCCCTACTACCACTCCAACGTCGACAGCGACGAGGTGATGTTCTACGTCGGCGGCGACTACGAGGCCCGCAAGGGATCCGGCATCGGGCTGGGCTCGATCTCACTGCACCCCGGTGGCTACGCGCACGGGCCGCAGCCGTCCGCGATCGAGGCGTCCCTCGGCGTCGACTACTTCGACGAGTCGGCCGTCATGGTCGACACCTTCGCCCCGCTCGACCTCGGCGAGGGCGGGCTCGCGGTCGAGGACCCGGCGTACGCCTGGACGTGGGCTAACGACGCTCGAGCCTGA
- a CDS encoding bifunctional 4-hydroxy-2-oxoglutarate aldolase/2-dehydro-3-deoxy-phosphogluconate aldolase, whose amino-acid sequence MSSQSEFAPSVLDAVPVMPVVVLDSLEHAVPVARALVAGGLPAIELTLRTPVALEAIRAIASEVPEILVGAGTITTPAQAKEALEAGAQFLVSPGTTRSLLHAMQDTGLPFLPGTATVSEVLAALEAGCSEMKFFPAESSGGTAYLKAIASPVPAARFCPTGGITLASAPSYLALPNVGCVGGSWITPADALAAGDWDRVTRLAAEAAALG is encoded by the coding sequence TTGTCCAGCCAGTCTGAGTTCGCTCCCTCCGTGCTCGACGCCGTGCCGGTGATGCCGGTCGTCGTGCTCGACTCGCTGGAACACGCCGTGCCGGTCGCCCGCGCGCTCGTCGCGGGCGGCCTGCCGGCGATCGAGCTGACACTGCGTACGCCGGTCGCGCTCGAGGCCATCCGCGCCATCGCGTCGGAGGTGCCCGAGATCCTGGTCGGCGCCGGCACGATCACCACCCCGGCCCAGGCCAAGGAGGCGCTGGAGGCCGGCGCCCAGTTCCTGGTCTCCCCCGGCACCACCCGGTCGCTGCTGCACGCGATGCAGGACACCGGGCTGCCCTTCCTCCCCGGCACCGCGACGGTCTCCGAGGTGCTCGCGGCCCTCGAGGCCGGCTGCAGCGAGATGAAGTTCTTCCCGGCGGAGTCGTCCGGCGGCACGGCGTATCTCAAGGCGATCGCCTCCCCGGTCCCCGCGGCGCGCTTCTGCCCGACGGGTGGCATCACACTCGCCTCGGCCCCGTCGTACCTCGCGCTGCCCAACGTCGGCTGCGTCGGCGGCTCCTGGATCACCCCCGCCGACGCCCTCGCGGCCGGTGACTGGGACCGGGTCACCCGACTTGCCGCGGAGGCTGCCGCGCTCGGCTGA
- a CDS encoding pirin family protein, producing the protein MSNLEEKPPELDCHTATATGVGIMTPRDVPLGGPRAMRVRRTLPQRERSLIGAWCFVDHYGPDQVADTGGMVVPPHPHTGLQTVSWLFTGEVEHRDSAGHHAMVRPGEVNLMTAGRGISHSEVSPPSTTTLHGAQLWVALPDADRFVDPTFAHHAPSPMTRPGLEARVFLGSLLGDTSPVSTYTPLLGAEILLEPGTTVELDVDPTFEHGVLVDAGVLSVAGTETKKDDLAYVPPGAATLTLTSYDEPVRLLLLGGPPFGEAIVMWWNIVARTHEEVVEWRSAWQDQISDGRLSDGWFGIPVGDELPPIPAPPLPNARLKERR; encoded by the coding sequence GTGAGCAACCTCGAGGAGAAGCCGCCGGAGCTCGACTGCCACACCGCCACGGCAACGGGCGTCGGGATCATGACGCCCCGCGACGTACCTCTCGGCGGTCCGCGCGCCATGCGGGTACGCCGTACGCTGCCCCAGCGCGAGCGGTCGCTGATCGGTGCCTGGTGCTTCGTCGACCACTACGGCCCCGACCAGGTCGCCGACACCGGTGGCATGGTCGTCCCGCCGCACCCGCACACCGGGCTGCAGACGGTGAGCTGGCTCTTCACCGGCGAGGTCGAGCACCGCGACAGCGCGGGCCACCACGCGATGGTGCGGCCCGGCGAGGTCAACCTGATGACCGCCGGCCGCGGCATCAGCCACTCCGAGGTCTCGCCGCCGTCGACCACGACGCTGCACGGCGCCCAGCTCTGGGTGGCACTGCCCGACGCCGACCGCTTCGTCGACCCGACCTTCGCCCACCACGCGCCGAGCCCGATGACGCGCCCGGGACTCGAGGCCCGGGTCTTCCTCGGCTCGCTGCTCGGCGACACCTCCCCCGTCTCGACGTACACGCCCCTCCTCGGCGCCGAGATCCTCCTCGAGCCCGGCACCACCGTGGAGCTCGACGTCGACCCGACCTTCGAGCACGGCGTCCTGGTCGATGCCGGGGTGCTCTCGGTGGCCGGGACCGAGACCAAGAAGGACGACCTGGCCTACGTCCCGCCCGGCGCGGCGACGCTCACGCTGACGTCGTACGACGAGCCGGTGCGGCTGCTGCTCCTCGGCGGCCCGCCGTTCGGCGAGGCGATCGTGATGTGGTGGAACATCGTGGCCCGCACGCACGAGGAGGTCGTCGAGTGGCGCTCCGCGTGGCAGGACCAGATCAGCGACGGGCGGTTGTCCGACGGCTGGTTCGGCATCCCGGTCGGTGACGAGCTCCCGCCCATCCCGGCACCGCCGCTGCCCAACGCCCGCCTGAAGGAACGTCGTTAG
- a CDS encoding class I SAM-dependent methyltransferase — protein sequence MTGTGSPDLPRRLPRSAEAGAASLVTPGYWLYPGGCITVGTAHNRALQPAPGTSLGSRPWTHGPTSCGRPTTSWQRCTPSASPASSTGCRSSGPSSASSPSSCTRPAAAPRSGTSGAGPAGWRRTSSPRGSPPHGVDLSPEMIRVARRDQPGHDFEVADLRALPFGDASLDGALGWYSLMYLPPEDRALAFGELARVVKPGGLVAAAYKAGDDSARRGGQTLDLGIAFDIWWMSSEEVERRFREAGFEVVLSATKPADPDEVQPQGYLIARRT from the coding sequence GTGACTGGGACCGGGTCACCCGACTTGCCGCGGAGGCTGCCGCGCTCGGCTGAGGCGGGCGCGGCGTCGCTTGTAACGCCGGGTTATTGGCTGTACCCAGGGGGTTGCATCACCGTCGGAACAGCTCATAACCGGGCGTTACAGCCGGCGCCGGGCACTTCGCTAGGGTCGCGACCGTGGACCCACGGACCGACGAGCTGCGGGCGGCCCACGACGTCCTGGCAGAGGTGTACGCCGAGCGCCTCGCCGGCATCCTCGACCGGATGCCGGTCGAGCGGGCCGTCCTCGGCCTCTTCGCCGAGCTCGTGCACGCGGCCGGCAGCGGCACCGAGGTCGGGGACCTCGGGTGCGGGACCGGCCGGCTGGCGCCGTACCTCGTCGCCCAGGGGTTCACCCCCCCACGGGGTCGACCTGTCGCCGGAGATGATCCGGGTCGCGCGCCGCGACCAGCCCGGTCACGACTTCGAGGTCGCCGACCTGCGGGCGCTGCCGTTCGGCGACGCGTCGCTGGACGGTGCGCTCGGGTGGTACTCGCTGATGTACCTCCCGCCCGAAGACCGCGCCCTCGCCTTCGGCGAGCTGGCCCGCGTGGTGAAGCCCGGTGGCCTGGTCGCGGCGGCGTACAAGGCCGGCGACGACAGCGCGCGACGCGGCGGCCAGACGCTCGACCTCGGCATCGCGTTCGACATCTGGTGGATGTCGTCCGAGGAGGTGGAGAGGCGCTTCCGTGAGGCGGGGTTCGAGGTCGTGCTCTCGGCGACGAAGCCCGCCGATCCCGACGAGGTCCAACCGCAGGGCTACCTGATCGCCCGCCGGACCTGA
- a CDS encoding fumarylacetoacetate hydrolase family protein, producing MTDPGFGLDHLPYGVFSVDGGPRRVGVRHEDTVVDLAAATGRPELDAPSLNAFLALGPAVWHETRSQARTLAESGEHAVPLADVTLHLPFEVADYVDFYASEHHATNVGRIFRPDGDALLPNWKHLPVGYHGRAGTVVPSGTAVVRPRGQRPGGHFGASTRLDIEAELGFVVGVGSALGTPVPYDAFADHVFGVVGLNDWSARDIQAWEYVPLGPFLGKSFATSVSHWVTPLEALAEAWVDLPGQDPEPLPYLGPGATRGLDIDVEVVVNGTVISRPSYRTMYWSPAQMLAHLTVNGASLRTGDLYGSGTISGPEADQRGSLLEIGWGDESAFLADGDEVVLRYTAPGTGGGRIALGDVSGRIAPAAD from the coding sequence ATGACTGACCCCGGCTTCGGCCTCGACCACCTGCCGTACGGCGTGTTCTCCGTCGACGGCGGGCCGCGCCGCGTCGGCGTACGCCACGAGGACACGGTGGTCGACCTGGCCGCCGCGACCGGGCGGCCCGAGCTGGACGCACCGTCGCTGAACGCCTTCCTCGCGCTCGGGCCCGCGGTCTGGCACGAGACCCGGTCGCAGGCACGCACGCTCGCGGAGTCCGGCGAGCACGCCGTCCCGCTGGCCGACGTCACGCTGCACCTACCGTTCGAGGTCGCCGACTACGTCGACTTCTACGCCTCGGAGCACCACGCGACCAACGTCGGTCGGATCTTCCGTCCCGACGGCGACGCACTCCTGCCGAACTGGAAGCACCTGCCCGTCGGCTACCACGGCCGCGCGGGCACGGTCGTCCCGTCCGGCACCGCGGTGGTGCGGCCGCGTGGACAACGACCGGGCGGGCACTTCGGTGCCTCGACCCGGTTGGACATCGAGGCGGAGCTGGGCTTCGTGGTCGGCGTCGGCTCGGCGCTCGGCACGCCCGTCCCGTACGACGCGTTCGCCGACCACGTCTTCGGGGTCGTCGGGCTCAACGACTGGTCGGCCCGGGACATCCAGGCGTGGGAGTACGTCCCCCTCGGGCCCTTCCTCGGCAAGTCCTTCGCGACCTCGGTCTCGCACTGGGTCACCCCGCTGGAGGCACTGGCCGAGGCGTGGGTCGACCTGCCCGGCCAGGACCCGGAACCCCTGCCCTACCTGGGTCCTGGCGCCACCCGGGGCCTCGACATCGACGTCGAGGTCGTCGTCAACGGCACGGTGATCAGCCGCCCGTCGTACCGCACGATGTACTGGTCCCCCGCGCAGATGCTGGCCCACCTGACCGTCAACGGCGCCTCCCTGCGCACGGGTGACCTCTACGGCTCCGGCACGATCAGCGGACCTGAGGCCGACCAGCGCGGCTCGTTGCTCGAGATCGGCTGGGGCGACGAGTCGGCGTTCCTGGCCGACGGCGACGAGGTCGTGCTCCGCTACACCGCACCCGGCACCGGAGGCGGCCGGATCGCGCTCGGCGACGTATCCGGCCGGATCGCGCCTGCCGCGGATTGA
- a CDS encoding FdhF/YdeP family oxidoreductase, whose product MSRRAPRQDVNDDHLEVEAPKKSAAGVPAVAVAMKFAVEQMGVRRTAQTLLKLNQADGFDCQGCAWPDPDPSHRHTAEFCENGAKAVTEEATLRRVDRGFFVEHSIEDLRDKTDYWLGQQGRITEPMVLRAGATHYQPIAWDQAFELMGGLLNGLASPDEAVFYTSGKVSNEAAFAYQLFARAYGTNNLPDCSNMCHESTSVALAEAIGIGKGSVSLEDVHDAKLIVVAGQNPGTNHPRMLSALEIAKQRGAKIISVNPLREAGLVRFKNPQKVRGLAGPGTALADLHLPVRINGDLALFQAIGALLLEWDALDHDFIAEHTHGFEEWAAAARELDWDAVRRATGLERREIVAAARLFQESDATVVCWAMGITQHRNAVATVKEIVNVVLLQGNIGKPGAGLCPVRGHSNVQGDRTMGIWERAPEHFLDALQKEFGFDPPREHGLDTVKAIEALRDGKAKIFIGMGGNFVSAAPDTEVTEQAMRNADLTVHVSTKLNRSHVVTGREALILPAMGRSERDLTGGRLQRVTVEDSMSAVHASHGPLKPASPYLKSEVDIICSLAIATLGDRHGLPWEDFRSDYTEIRHRIARVVPGCAAYDEKVSRPGGFVLPHPPRDSRTFDTEVGKAMFTVSPTDVLHVPEGRLLLQTMRSHDQFNTTIYGLDDRYRGIKNGRRVVFVHPEDITALGLADGSIVDIVSEWSDGSERNAPGFRVVPYDQPRGCAAAYYPETNPLVPLDSTAIGSNCPTSKSVIIRLVVPPHGGKGVTESSDAGAARDSGSKRTVQPEHLS is encoded by the coding sequence ATGAGCAGGCGAGCACCGCGGCAGGACGTCAACGACGATCACCTCGAGGTCGAGGCACCGAAGAAGTCCGCGGCGGGGGTGCCGGCGGTGGCGGTCGCGATGAAGTTCGCGGTCGAGCAGATGGGCGTACGGCGTACCGCCCAGACGCTGCTCAAGCTCAACCAGGCCGACGGCTTCGACTGCCAGGGCTGCGCCTGGCCGGACCCCGACCCGAGCCACCGGCACACGGCGGAGTTCTGCGAGAACGGCGCCAAGGCGGTCACCGAGGAGGCCACGCTGCGTCGGGTCGACCGAGGCTTCTTCGTCGAGCACTCGATCGAGGACCTCCGCGACAAGACCGACTACTGGCTCGGCCAGCAGGGCCGGATCACCGAGCCGATGGTGCTGCGCGCCGGCGCCACGCACTACCAGCCGATCGCGTGGGACCAGGCCTTCGAGCTGATGGGCGGTCTGCTCAACGGGCTCGCGTCGCCGGACGAAGCGGTCTTCTACACCTCGGGCAAGGTCTCCAACGAGGCCGCCTTCGCCTACCAGCTCTTCGCCCGTGCCTACGGCACCAACAACCTGCCGGACTGCTCCAACATGTGCCACGAGTCGACGTCGGTCGCGCTGGCCGAGGCGATCGGCATCGGCAAGGGCTCGGTCAGCCTCGAGGACGTCCACGACGCGAAGCTGATCGTGGTCGCCGGCCAGAACCCCGGCACCAACCACCCCCGGATGCTCAGCGCGCTCGAGATCGCGAAGCAGCGCGGCGCCAAGATCATCTCGGTCAACCCGCTGCGCGAGGCCGGGCTGGTCCGCTTCAAGAACCCCCAGAAGGTACGCGGCCTCGCCGGCCCCGGCACGGCGCTCGCCGACCTGCACCTCCCGGTCCGGATCAACGGCGACCTCGCCCTCTTCCAGGCGATCGGCGCGCTGCTGCTCGAGTGGGACGCGCTCGACCACGACTTCATCGCCGAGCACACGCACGGGTTCGAGGAGTGGGCAGCGGCCGCGCGCGAGCTCGACTGGGACGCCGTACGCCGCGCGACGGGTCTGGAGCGCAGGGAGATCGTGGCGGCGGCCCGGTTGTTCCAGGAGTCCGACGCGACCGTCGTCTGCTGGGCGATGGGGATCACCCAGCACCGCAACGCGGTCGCGACGGTCAAGGAGATCGTCAACGTGGTGCTGCTGCAGGGCAACATCGGCAAGCCGGGCGCCGGGCTCTGTCCGGTGCGCGGCCACTCCAACGTCCAGGGCGACCGGACGATGGGGATCTGGGAGCGGGCGCCCGAGCACTTCCTCGACGCGCTGCAGAAGGAGTTCGGCTTCGACCCGCCTCGCGAGCACGGCCTCGACACCGTGAAGGCGATCGAGGCGCTGCGCGACGGCAAGGCCAAGATCTTCATCGGGATGGGCGGCAACTTCGTCTCGGCGGCCCCCGACACCGAGGTCACCGAGCAGGCGATGCGCAACGCCGACCTCACGGTCCACGTCTCGACCAAGCTCAACCGCTCGCACGTCGTCACCGGCCGGGAGGCCCTGATCCTGCCGGCGATGGGCCGCAGCGAGCGCGACCTCACCGGCGGCCGGCTGCAGCGGGTGACGGTCGAGGACTCGATGTCGGCCGTGCACGCCTCGCACGGCCCGCTGAAGCCGGCGTCGCCGTACCTGAAGTCCGAGGTCGACATCATCTGCTCGCTCGCGATCGCCACCCTCGGTGACCGGCACGGCCTCCCGTGGGAGGACTTCCGGTCCGACTACACCGAGATCCGGCACCGGATCGCCCGCGTCGTGCCGGGCTGCGCGGCGTACGACGAGAAGGTGAGCCGGCCCGGCGGGTTCGTGCTGCCTCACCCGCCGCGGGACTCGCGGACCTTCGACACGGAGGTCGGCAAGGCGATGTTCACCGTCAGCCCGACCGACGTGCTGCACGTCCCGGAGGGACGGCTGCTCCTGCAGACCATGCGGTCGCACGACCAGTTCAACACCACGATCTACGGGCTCGACGACCGCTACCGCGGCATCAAGAACGGGCGCCGCGTCGTCTTCGTGCACCCCGAGGACATCACGGCGCTCGGCTTGGCGGACGGCTCGATCGTCGACATCGTGAGCGAGTGGTCGGACGGGTCCGAGCGGAACGCCCCCGGCTTCCGGGTCGTGCCGTACGACCAGCCGCGGGGCTGCGCGGCTGCGTACTACCCGGAGACCAACCCGCTGGTCCCCCTGGACTCGACGGCGATCGGGAGCAACTGCCCGACGTCGAAGTCCGTGATCATCCGGCTCGTGGTGCCGCCGCACGGAGGCAAGGGCGTCACCGAGTCGAGCGACGCGGGCGCCGCCCGGGACAGCGGCTCGAAGCGAACGGTGCAGCCCGAGCACCTGAGCTGA